From Brassica rapa cultivar Chiifu-401-42 chromosome A06, CAAS_Brap_v3.01, whole genome shotgun sequence:
TGGGGAGAAGAGGTTTCAAGAATGATTCTCCTCACCTGAATGTCATTCAGAGCTTCTGTTGTCCACACCAGGCCGATCATAGTAGCTTCCACCTGAGACCGAATTCCGACAAAAGAACGTCGACTATGGAATAAAGCTTCCCCAAAAGAATCTCTAACAATCCAAGCTGCACCAACATTGCCAGTTTGTGCTTCCAACACCGTACTCATGTTGCACTTAAAAGTATCCCAGTGGTGGTTTCTCCCAAGCCTGTGATGTCTTCTCTTCCACTGTGATCTCAGGAGGGTCATCTGGAATAAAAGAATGCAAATGCAACCAAACTGCGGCTTCCTCCATAGCTTTGTCAATAACTGCTTCAGCATTGAGGCGTCTTTgctcaaaacaaaacaagtttTGAGCCTTCCATATCTGCCATAGTATCCAAGGGAATGCTAGGCGAATCTTGGGGTTCAAGGAAGGTTTCTTACTATTTGCCAGGAGGTGGTACATGTTCAAGAACGTCGAGGATGTTGAGAAACCAGCATGATGGAGAGGAAGAGCTGAACGTTCCCATACTTCTTTCGCCAATGGGCATTGGAAGAGCATATGGCAAATCGTTTCAGGACCTTGCTGACATACCGGACATCTTGAATCAGTAGGAATGCCCCTAGAGACTAGTTGCTGTTTCACTGCAAGGGCCCCAGATAAAATTTGCCACAGAAAGTGACGGAGTTTAGGTGATGTCTTCGTTTTCCATATGTCTTTCCAAAGCTGTTTTTCTAGAGGAGGGAGGGAGCATTGTTGCCCTGAGTTCATGTTAGAGATACATTCCGCTAACTTATAACCACTCTTCGTATCGTACACACCATTCCTCGAGAGCCCCCACCTTAGGTCATTGTTTTTATCTCTGTGAATGTTCACCTGAAGTATAAGCTCAAACTcattagttcaaaaaaaaaaggaaaagttcaccaccatgttgaagatctctcGTAAATTTTTCTTCCGTAGTTTGTATAATTGTCTAATAAATCGATATACAAAAAATTGCTTAGCTTAAGATTCAAACCTAAAACTTGGTGTAGAAACTTTTAAAGTTTAACCATTACCATACAGTGCTTCCACGGTCTCAAGTCTTGTTTATCAGTCATAAAGATCAACATCTTTAAAAGAAAGCAATAAAGCTAAGACAAGTCAAAGAAAATGCTTTAGGAATTCAAATCAACTAACAAACAACCCAGCCACGACCTTCATTAGGTAAGTTTCACATTTCATAAATTCATTATCTTTTGACTTATCCCTTTGATATCTTGTTTATGTCTTtgccattttatttttaatcacaTAACCTTAACTTTGTGGAAGAAATAGAATCATGATTTTCATTTATGTATTCGATTCTTGTTTTGAATTAGCTCCAGAAAGGTCAAAACTGATAGAACAATTATATAAGATCCATGTacattatataaccttttaaGTTTTAGCGGATAAActttttatgaaataaaatCGAACTTTTTCTTCAAACCAATATTGTGTGTCACAGTGTGTTTGTTTCCCTCTCTTTGAGTAGTTGAGACTTGAGAATCAAGCATTACATATTTGAAGATCCAAATGTTATTAGATttgtacttttattttattttgtaatgaaattttaaacataattttatttttacttcacatttttaaaataattaaattgataaatgttattaaaaataatttctatatatattaattcaattgtagttgtaaaaatgaaaataaaattatacttCCTCCGTTTCACAATGTAAAcagttttagaatttttttttgtttcagtatatatatatatatatatagttttcacATTTCTagataacttttatatttattagatataTTATAACCAATCAAATAATATCAATTTTCTTAATTGGTttgaatttattaattaaatactaCAACAACTATACTAATCTTAGTGAACTGCTTACATTGTGAAACGGAGGgaacataatatttaaattatcgaatagataaaaataatattatcaatatatatcaattcaattgGAGTTTTGAAGAATTATAGAATAGGTTAAAATAAGGTTttaattgtttattatttttaacaaataagtgttattaaaaattataaaatccaACAAGTTAagctaatatatttttaaaattcaacaAATTTACCATAAAAGAACTTAAACCgagattaaaaatatagaaaaaattatatttaaatattttgatttatattatgttaaattttgttggaaaaaaaataattttgagcTTTTAAATCGTGGATGAGAGTTTAGTTATTCTTTGAAGGACTCTTACCCAAATATCCGGGTTGACAAAGAAAAGTAGGGAAATATTAAGGTTGAAATTTTGTGaattaacataataaaataaagaacATGACAAGTTGACACCATTTGTGGTGGTCTTTCTCTTATATTCATATTCCCCTTCGAGGAATACGATTAAGAGCCCCATTCaactataataataatttatattctctttgattaaaaaacaattatggAGACCCAATCACCCATTACGAACTTGGACTCAATTCCGGTCGCAACCAGATATTAGATAAggccaaaaagaagaaaaaataaaaataaatacaaataatatcgTACAACCATTCAAAGCGGTGGACATTGGACACAACACAAAAGACTTGGATCAACTAGACACCAAAACGACCATCAGGAGAATCAGAGTGAATGAGAGGACCctcttagaaaataaaaaagagtaaaagggttttttttttcagtttctcttttatcatcatcattataTCCATTTAAAGTTGCCTCCTTTACCTCTCTTCTGAGCAATCACAAGActtgtggttgatcttctgagaTGGACGGCGACGAGCTCCCTTTCGAGATGGGTATTGCCGTTTACGCCAAGGGAACGAATAAGTTGGAATTTGACCCGGTTTTGCTGGATTCTGGTTACGACCCTATCTGGGATGCTATTAGAgaagaagctaagcttgaggTTCTCACTTACTTCCTCTGCATCATCGCTTCTTGTTATGGGTTCGAGTCTTCATGTGTTAATCTACAGTTTCAGTTTACTTGTTGTTTGATTTTACACCAGaacaacctttttttttgtctttttagtATTAATTGTGGTccattttagggtttagaataaGTCAACCTTGTGTCTTTCATTGAAAGCTTTGCCATTTAATCAGACCACCATAGGATTTGAATGTTTAATCCCTCCATTGATCATATCATCACACATGGACTTGACCCAATAACAAAGTAGATGCTTTTGATGTTTTGGTCTTGTTGACTGAGGCTTCAAATGTTTACAACCTGCCCGCAAGatagttaacagtaacaaaaatctctatatataccatatatctatacgtttttataactgttaaaaccgtaCTGCAActgaaccgcttgtcccgcaccgctcgtcccgcaccgctcaaaccgtaATTCGGAGCCTGAGTGTTTAAAACTTTGAAAATTGTTTCATGAGGAACAGTGCTATGGTATTTATATTAGATGTTGCTGTTTGTTGTGGGTTATAGGCAGAGAAGGAGCCTATTTTGAGCAGCTTCTTGTATGCTGGCATCTTAGCACATGAGTGTTTAGAGCAAGCTTTAGGGTTCGTCTTAGCCAACCGTCTCCAAAACCCAACCTTGTTGGCAACTCAACTCTTGGATATATTTAATGGTGTCATGATGCATGACAAAGGCATTCAGAGATCGATTCGCCATGACATtcaggttaaaaaaaaaaaacactcatcTAAAAATACATGTGAGAAGACATGATCTATGTTGctgtttttttcttatgtgtCTCGATGATTGTAGGCATTTAAAGACCGGGACCCTGCTTGTCTGTCGTATAGCTCTGCTATTTTACATTTGAAGGTAACTCTTTACTTGAGTCTTTAGAGATGAACCATCTACATTGGATCTTTTTTGTTGTACACAGGGCTATCATGCGTTGCAAGCATACAGGGTTGCACATAAGTTGTGGAACCAAGGCCGGACACTATTAGCTCTTGCATTACAAAGCCGAATAAGCGAGGTAGTTTTGCTTATCATTAGTCTTTTGGTTAGCTACATTTCAACTCAAATGTTTGATCTACATTTGTGGGTTTCTATCAGGTTTTTGGAATTGACATACATCCAGGTAAAGTTTGAGCCTTTATGTCTCATCTCTGTACACTAGAAAGCAAATGGAGGAACTGACTCCTGGTTAAACAAATTGTTCTACTTTTTGTAGCGGCAAAAATTGGGGAGGGAATATTGTTGGATCATGGAACAGGAGTGGTCATAGGTGAGACCGCTGTGATAGGCAACCGTGTCTCCATCTTGCATGTAAAACATCTCTCTTCTCCAAACCATTCCAGTCAAGGTCTATTCCGGGATCAATACTTAGCTGAATTCTTCATTTCCATAGGGTGTGACTTTAGGAGGAACCGGGAAGGAAACGGGAGATCGTCACCCAAAAATAGGTGAAGGTGCATTGCTTGGAGCCTGTGTGACTGTACTTGGAAACATAAGCATAGGTGTTGGGGCAATGGTAGCTGCAGGTTCACTTGTGTTAAAGGACGTTCCGCCTCATAggtataaaagaaaataaatctgAAAAGTCATTGAATGTCTGTTTAGTAACCAATGAACATCCTTTTCTTTGAAGTGTGGTGGCTGGAAACCCTGCTAAACTGATAAGGGTCATTGATGAGCAAGACCCGTCTCTGGCAATGAAACATGGTGAGTTTACAGATTCTTGTATTCTTCTTTCTTGTTGTCTCGGTCGGGTTTAGTGGTGATTGTTCCTGAATGAACATGCAGATGCTACTAAAGAGTTCTTTCGACATGTTGCTGATGGTTACAAAGCGGCAATATCCAACGGTGACTTACACATTCACAGTAACATCAAGAGTCTGAAATAACATTTTTTGAACCCTGAGTTTGCTCTTTTGCGTTTCTAAAAACAGGAGCAGTTTCATCAGGAGATGCAGAGAACGGACACACTAACAGCACAACATGAGATATACTTGTTTGCCTTTGCTTATCAACAAAGGGTTATAATATCTCTCAGCGTTTTCTCAATAAGTTgttttattaaatgattttgatttctaaaagtTCAGTCTCAAACAAACTGAGACTATCATCCATCCAATCAACATAGTATAAATGATTCTTGCAGCCAAAgaattataaatgaaaaaaaaaagctcaaaTCACAAGCATTCGTAGTTTATACTCACTCGATCACCAGAAAGCAAAACAGAAGATAAAGAATCAAGCATGCCTTGCGTGGAACTCTTTCAGGAAAGCAACAACTCTCATACCTCCTCCCACTGATCTATGCCCCTTGAGCTGCACCATCTTCTCCTTGGCAGCTTCTTTGATAAACTCTGCTACCAACTCCGATTTCTCCAACATCGTGAAAGGAATATTCATCAAAAACCAAATCACACATGTATACCCCGAAACACAGGGAGGCGTGTTGTACAAGGAACTGTTCTCATCATGAATCTTGTAATCAACGTAACATCACGAGGAGGCGGCATCTTGACGGCAATGAAGTTTGTAACGTTAGAAGCCTTAACGGCTAGCGCAGAGACTGGTCCCTCTGACTGAGTCAGAGTCTTCCCTGAACCTTCTACCTGAGACAAAGTAGGTGGTGGCGGAGTATTCCGGAGAGATGTCGAGGAGGCGGCGGAGATCGGATTCGGCTTTTTGGATGATGGAGAGGAACTCTTTGCCGCGGTGGCTCATCTCCATGACGCTCATGCGGGATCCGCGGCAGTTGTAGAGGTATGATTGGGCTTTGAGGAGGACGTTTTCGGGTCGGATTCGACGGTGGTGGAAGCGGGTTTGGTTGTGGCGGGGAGGTTGAGGGTGGAGAAGGGACTGGGAgatgggtttagggtttggttaCGGATGAGGAAAGAGTTCGTTGGTGCCGTTATTGACGCCGCGTCTAATAAACGAACAGGGGTAGCAAAAATGCTTTGAGAAG
This genomic window contains:
- the LOC103874110 gene encoding serine acetyltransferase 2; protein product: MDGDELPFEMGIAVYAKGTNKLEFDPVLLDSGYDPIWDAIREEAKLEAEKEPILSSFLYAGILAHECLEQALGFVLANRLQNPTLLATQLLDIFNGVMMHDKGIQRSIRHDIQAFKDRDPACLSYSSAILHLKGYHALQAYRVAHKLWNQGRTLLALALQSRISEVFGIDIHPAAKIGEGILLDHGTGVVIGETAVIGNRVSILHGVTLGGTGKETGDRHPKIGEGALLGACVTVLGNISIGVGAMVAAGSLVLKDVPPHSVVAGNPAKLIRVIDEQDPSLAMKHDATKEFFRHVADGYKAAISNGAVSSGDAENGHTNSTT
- the LOC108872237 gene encoding phosphoserine aminotransferase 2, chloroplastic-like, translating into PNPKPISQSLLHPQPPRHNQTRFHHRRIRPENVLLKAQSYLYNCRGSRMSVMEMSHRGKEFLSIIQKAESDLRRLLDISPEYSATTYFVSGRRFREDSDSVRGTSLCASRYVDYKIHDENSSLYNTPPCVSGYTCVIWFLMNIPFTMLEKSELVAEFIKEAAKEKMVQLKGHRSVGGGMRVVAFLKEFHARHA